One region of Chryseobacterium sp. C-71 genomic DNA includes:
- a CDS encoding ferritin translates to MNTNRLSPRLEQALSDQMNTEDLQSRVYFSYGIWAADKGYGGISNFLFRHAQEERDHAVKFMQYVLNRGGKPKITELPAPGEEPTSLTHCFDLVFKHEVDNTTAIYNLVNIAFEEKDWASWNFLQWFVKEQIEEETFAMNLIDKLKIAGGDRASDESLFTLDKTLETLPDDAELAQHATGANP, encoded by the coding sequence ATGAATACAAACAGACTTTCACCTAGACTGGAACAGGCACTAAGCGACCAGATGAATACCGAAGATTTACAGTCAAGAGTTTACTTTTCTTATGGAATTTGGGCTGCTGATAAAGGGTATGGTGGAATTTCAAACTTTTTATTCCGTCATGCTCAGGAAGAAAGAGATCATGCAGTGAAATTTATGCAATACGTCCTCAACAGAGGCGGAAAACCGAAAATTACAGAACTTCCCGCACCAGGTGAAGAGCCAACCAGCCTTACTCATTGTTTTGATCTTGTTTTCAAACATGAAGTAGATAATACCACAGCAATTTACAATCTAGTAAACATTGCTTTTGAAGAAAAAGACTGGGCATCATGGAATTTTCTACAATGGTTTGTAAAAGAACAAATTGAAGAAGAAACATTTGCAATGAATCTAATCGATAAATTGAAAATTGCAGGTGGAGACAGAGCAAGCGACGAATCTCTGTTCACATTAGATAAAACATTGGAAACACTTCCTGACGACGCAGAGCTTGCGCAACACGCTACAGGAGCAAACCCATAA
- the typA gene encoding translational GTPase TypA: protein MQNIRNIAIIAHVDHGKTTLVDKIIHATNIFRENQESGELIMDNNDLERERGITILSKNISVTYKDVKINVIDTPGHADFGGEVERVLKMADGVILLVDAFEGPMPQTRFVLQKALELGLRPLVVINKVDKPNCRPEEVHDQVFDLFFNLEATEEQLDFPTFYGSSKQGWFNTSLEETENIFPLLDGILQYVPEPKVEEGNLQMQIVSLDFSSFLGRIAIGKVIRGEIKESQWIGLAQADGKVLKGKVKELYVFEGLGKKKVSEVKAGDICAVVGFDAFQIGDSFVDLENPEPLPRTSIDEPTLNMTFSINNSPFFGKDGKFVTSNHLKERLTKELEKNLALRVEQTGDANTFLVFGRGILHLSVLIETMRREGYEMTIGQPQVILREIDGEKCEPYESLVVDVPEEFASRVIDLATQRKGDLHIMETKGEMQHMEFEIPSRGLIGLRSQMLTATAGEAIMAHRFTEYKPFKGAIPGRSNGVLISKTQGPATEYSIAKLQDRGKFYVDPGEEIYAGMVIGEQNKPGDLVVNIVEAKQLNNMRASGKDKDTGVAPKILFSLEECMEYIQSDEAIEVTPNFIRMRKKILSEEERKRIERGAKA from the coding sequence ATGCAAAACATTAGAAATATTGCGATTATCGCACACGTTGACCACGGTAAGACTACCTTGGTTGATAAGATTATTCATGCTACAAACATTTTCAGAGAAAATCAGGAAAGTGGAGAATTAATAATGGATAACAACGATCTTGAAAGAGAAAGAGGAATTACCATTTTATCAAAAAATATTTCTGTAACTTATAAAGACGTTAAGATCAACGTTATCGACACTCCTGGTCACGCCGATTTTGGTGGTGAAGTAGAGAGAGTTCTTAAAATGGCAGACGGTGTAATCTTGTTGGTAGATGCTTTCGAAGGACCAATGCCTCAGACAAGATTCGTATTGCAAAAAGCTTTAGAATTGGGTCTTAGACCTTTAGTTGTTATCAATAAAGTTGATAAACCAAACTGTCGTCCTGAAGAAGTTCACGATCAGGTATTTGATTTGTTCTTTAACCTTGAAGCTACTGAAGAGCAGTTGGATTTCCCTACGTTCTACGGTTCATCTAAACAAGGTTGGTTCAATACTTCGTTAGAAGAAACTGAAAACATTTTCCCATTATTAGACGGGATTTTACAATATGTTCCCGAGCCTAAAGTAGAGGAAGGTAACTTGCAGATGCAGATCGTTTCTCTAGATTTCTCTTCTTTCTTAGGAAGAATTGCAATCGGGAAAGTAATCAGAGGTGAGATCAAAGAATCTCAGTGGATTGGTCTTGCGCAAGCTGACGGTAAAGTTTTGAAAGGAAAAGTAAAAGAATTATACGTTTTCGAAGGTCTTGGAAAGAAAAAAGTATCTGAAGTAAAGGCTGGAGATATCTGTGCTGTAGTAGGTTTCGATGCGTTCCAGATCGGAGATTCATTCGTAGATCTTGAAAATCCTGAGCCATTGCCAAGAACTTCAATTGATGAGCCTACGTTGAACATGACGTTCTCAATCAACAATTCACCTTTCTTCGGTAAAGACGGTAAATTCGTTACTTCAAACCACCTGAAAGAAAGATTGACTAAAGAATTAGAGAAAAACTTAGCATTAAGAGTTGAGCAGACTGGTGATGCAAACACATTCTTGGTATTCGGTAGAGGTATTCTTCACTTGTCAGTTCTTATCGAAACAATGAGAAGAGAAGGTTACGAAATGACCATCGGTCAGCCACAGGTTATCTTAAGAGAAATCGATGGAGAAAAATGTGAGCCTTACGAATCTTTGGTTGTTGACGTTCCTGAAGAATTTGCTTCTAGAGTAATCGATTTGGCAACTCAGAGAAAAGGTGACCTTCACATCATGGAAACTAAAGGTGAAATGCAGCACATGGAATTTGAAATTCCTTCAAGAGGTTTGATCGGATTGCGTTCTCAGATGTTAACTGCTACTGCTGGTGAGGCTATTATGGCACACCGTTTCACAGAATACAAGCCTTTCAAAGGTGCTATTCCTGGAAGAAGCAATGGCGTATTGATTAGCAAAACTCAAGGTCCTGCGACTGAATATTCTATTGCTAAATTACAGGATAGAGGTAAGTTCTATGTTGATCCGGGCGAGGAGATCTATGCAGGTATGGTGATCGGTGAGCAAAACAAACCGGGAGACTTAGTTGTAAACATCGTAGAAGCTAAACAGTTGAATAACATGAGAGCTTCAGGTAAAGATAAAGATACAGGTGTTGCACCAAAAATCTTATTCTCTCTTGAAGAATGTATGGAATATATTCAGTCTGATGAAGCAATCGAGGTAACTCCAAACTTCATCCGTATGAGAAAGAAAATACTTTCTGAAGAAGAAAGAAAAAGAATCGAAAGAGGAGCGAAAGCTTAA
- a CDS encoding glycoside hydrolase family 10 protein, whose amino-acid sequence MKISKIKIIFLLGFFASVSSSCSVQKNVSTSKNPTKENRYKTKPTDSTIAVKPQIITPIEENFKVNLPAINREFRGAWIASVANINWPSRNNLSVDQQKAEAISMLNMLQENNFNAVIFQARPSADALYTSELEPWSYFLTGKTGEPPYPNYDPLQFWIEESHKRGMELHVWLNPYRAHHSNGGSVSSQSMVNKLSDITIRLKNGMYWFDPANPKTQGHVSNVVKDLVKRYDLDAIHFDDYFYPYATYNRGADFPDNSSWNAYLNSGGTLSRADWRRDSVNKFVERIYKEIHAEKNHVRFGISPFGIWKPGFPEGIVGSSQYDELYADAKLWLNKGWVDYFSPQLYWPIESKGQPFANLLNWWKSENTMNRHLWPGLNTVEIKVADRPTEIKNQIELTRQILPQSTGEIHWSIAGLTRNQNMLPTLKNGPYKEKALTPKSPWIKALPLEKPTLFTNDNGSFIQTSWSSKNIGSVFQWVLFKQYNGVWETEILTLDNLSKEIPKSKDGKILNAIAIKAIDRLGNESDYMAKKVK is encoded by the coding sequence ATGAAAATCTCCAAAATAAAAATAATATTCCTACTAGGTTTTTTTGCGTCAGTTAGCAGTTCTTGCTCTGTACAGAAAAATGTTTCTACAAGTAAAAATCCAACAAAAGAAAATAGATACAAAACTAAACCTACTGATTCTACTATTGCCGTTAAGCCACAGATAATCACACCCATCGAAGAAAACTTTAAAGTAAACCTTCCTGCAATCAACCGAGAGTTCCGTGGTGCTTGGATTGCGAGTGTTGCCAATATCAACTGGCCTTCGAGAAACAATTTGTCAGTTGATCAGCAAAAAGCCGAAGCCATCAGTATGTTGAATATGCTTCAGGAAAATAATTTTAATGCAGTGATTTTTCAGGCACGTCCGTCTGCAGATGCTTTGTACACAAGCGAATTAGAACCTTGGTCATATTTTTTAACAGGAAAAACGGGAGAGCCGCCTTATCCAAATTACGATCCTCTACAATTCTGGATTGAAGAATCTCACAAACGAGGAATGGAGCTGCATGTATGGTTAAACCCTTACAGAGCACATCATTCAAACGGTGGGTCTGTTTCAAGTCAGTCGATGGTGAATAAACTTTCGGATATTACCATTAGATTGAAAAACGGAATGTATTGGTTTGATCCTGCTAATCCGAAAACGCAGGGACATGTTTCTAATGTCGTGAAAGATCTAGTGAAAAGATATGATTTGGATGCCATTCACTTTGACGATTATTTTTATCCTTACGCAACATATAACCGTGGCGCAGATTTTCCGGACAATTCAAGTTGGAACGCTTATCTAAATTCTGGAGGAACGCTGTCAAGAGCAGATTGGCGAAGAGATAGCGTTAATAAATTTGTAGAAAGAATTTATAAAGAAATTCATGCAGAGAAAAATCATGTACGTTTTGGAATCAGTCCTTTTGGGATCTGGAAACCCGGATTTCCGGAAGGAATTGTCGGTTCTTCTCAATATGACGAGTTGTATGCTGATGCCAAATTATGGTTAAATAAAGGCTGGGTAGATTATTTTTCTCCACAATTGTATTGGCCGATAGAATCTAAGGGTCAACCTTTTGCAAACTTATTAAACTGGTGGAAATCCGAAAACACCATGAACCGCCATCTTTGGCCTGGATTGAATACCGTTGAGATTAAAGTTGCAGACCGACCTACCGAAATTAAAAATCAAATTGAGCTGACAAGACAAATTCTTCCTCAATCGACAGGAGAAATTCATTGGAGCATCGCAGGTTTAACGAGAAATCAAAATATGCTTCCGACTTTAAAAAACGGACCGTACAAAGAAAAAGCGTTGACTCCGAAAAGTCCGTGGATCAAAGCTCTTCCTTTAGAAAAACCAACTTTATTTACCAACGATAACGGAAGTTTTATTCAGACAAGCTGGAGTTCTAAAAATATTGGGAGTGTTTTTCAATGGGTTCTTTTCAAACAATACAACGGAGTTTGGGAAACTGAAATTCTTACTTTGGACAACCTTTCAAAAGAAATTCCAAAAAGCAAAGATGGAAAAATACTAAATGCAATTGCCATCAAAGCGATTGACCGTTTAGGAAATGAAAGTGATTATATGGCGAAGAAAGTAAAGTAG
- a CDS encoding type II toxin-antitoxin system RelE/ParE family toxin, which yields MVQIKWLKSAKSDLKEIYDFISLDSKRYARFQIEKIQHKTEILRNGNVIGKKVSEIDDENVREIFEGNYRIIYRIISKDEIHILLVHHGARDLLQKIKS from the coding sequence GTGGTTCAAATAAAATGGTTAAAATCAGCTAAATCTGATTTAAAAGAAATTTACGATTTTATAAGTTTAGACTCGAAGAGATACGCAAGATTTCAAATTGAAAAAATCCAGCACAAAACTGAAATTTTAAGAAATGGAAACGTGATAGGGAAGAAAGTATCAGAAATTGATGATGAAAATGTGAGAGAAATTTTTGAAGGAAATTATAGAATTATTTACCGTATTATTTCAAAAGATGAAATTCATATCCTTTTAGTACATCATGGTGCAAGAGATTTGTTGCAAAAAATTAAATCATAA